The Candidatus Eisenbacteria bacterium region AACCGAACCTGTCTCAGCATGAACCGACTGAGCGACAGCGGCGATGAACCCAAGAACGAGCAGCGTGGTTGTGAGTAGTCGCATGACCTGCCTCCTCATGTAGTCCGATCGATGGGCTTCGATCCGTTGTTCTCACGACAAGTGGTGAGCCCGGTGATCGCTCCAAATGTCGCCATGGCCGACTACAGGCTCGCCACGCTCCGGAGCCGCGTGGCATGGCAGAGATGGGACTCAAGCTCGCCATCGTTGTGAATCGCCCCTCCGTCTGGCTCGCATGTTCAGCCTGACTTGGAGTATCGGTTCGCGGAACGCACACCGGAGCACATGGCTATGGGCTTCCTTCCCATCCATGCCGGCTCTCGGGGGTGTCGACGCTAGGCCGAGCTGGTCCCGACGGCGCAATCGGAACGACGTTGATGGCGCGTCCGAAATCGTGGCTCGACTTGATCGCAGCGTGGCAGGGCACAACTGCCCCGTCAAGGCTGAACTTCCGAGCGTCCTCTTGTGGGTGAACTAAGCCCGGACTGCGCAGGGTGCCCTCCGATGGAGCGTGGATGGCCACCTCTTGCTAGAAGGTGCATTCCTCAACTACTGAAGACTATGCCACTCGGGCCCACTGCCGACGAGGATCGACGCCATTCTTGCCGCTCTCCCGAGGGCGACGACCACGACGACCGCGCAATCCAGCCTTGCGACGCCAAGCGTAGTACGTGTGCGGGTTGACGCCGAAGCGGGCATGGACTGCCTTCGCCGTCAGCGCCTCGGCGACCGCGACAGCCAGGATGGTCGATCGCTCCTGCAACGTGTACAGCGTGTACGGACGTGGCATCGGACTCCAGAATCAATGCTCCTGACCATCGACTTCTCTACTTGCGGCGCTCCGCGAGGTTATCACTCCGGACTCTGGTTCGTCACCTCATTCGCGACTTGGGACACATGGGCGCAGTGCTGGCTGTGACGCTTTTCTCGTGCTAGGCGATGAGCAGCAACAAGTGGCTGCAGGAAGTGCTGTAGCTCCGTCTAATCCGCTCGTGCTGACATTCAGTTGTCTTGATGGCGCCCTGAACGCATCGCCCCGGTGAGCCAGCGCGGGATAGAAGACGGGCCGTCCATCTCTGAACGGCCCGTGGTGAAGGTACTAGTTGAGGGAGAGTCCCTCTCGAAACGCCTTGGTGAGCCGCAGAGTTCCGTCCATCTGCTGCCGGGGCTGCCGCTGGCCGATGACGGCCGTGAAGGCATTGAAGAGCGCCCAGGCGGAGTGCGGCACGAACTCCGGGTTGTCGAGGTCGTCGAAGTGCTCGATGACCTTGGGCAGCTGCGAGGCCGGCAGGGCGCCGCTCCGGATCGCCAGGATCATCAGGTGGTGCGCGAGCGCCATCTTGAG contains the following coding sequences:
- a CDS encoding transposase, with amino-acid sequence MPRPYTLYTLQERSTILAVAVAEALTAKAVHARFGVNPHTYYAWRRKAGLRGRRGRRPRESGKNGVDPRRQWARVA